In Thermanaerovibrio velox DSM 12556, the genomic stretch GCTACTCCATGTTCAACCAGCAGGTTAACTCCCTGGGAATGGAGCTCATCAAGTCCAGGGCGGATGAGGTGGACCGGTATTTCGACGGCATATGGGGCATAGTCAACACCTCCGCAGGCACCGCTCAGCACCTCATTGAGTCCGAGGGTAAGACCCAGGACAGCGACCTTGAGCCCTCCTTCGGCGCCATATACGACAAGGTCAAGGCGGACCCGAACATACTGGACGTGTACATGGGCCTTGAGTCCTCCGGGAAGCTCGCCAGCGGCTCCCACTGGGAGGAACCCCAGGACTACGACTCGCGGAAACGCCCCTGGTACGAGGACGTGCTCAAGGCCAACGGGCCAGTCATAACCGAGCCCTACGTGGACCCGGACACCAAGGAAGTGGTCATAACCCTGGCGGTCCCGGTAAAGGGCAAGGACGGCAGGATGTTGGGGGTTGTGGCGGCGGACCTCATGCTCAAGAGCCTTTCCGAGACCATCACGTCCTACACCATCCTAGGCAAGGGCAACGGTTTCCTAACCACCTCCCAAGGGACGCTGGTGTGCGACCCCAACAAGGACCTGATCATGAAGGAGAACATAACAAAGGCCAGCTCCATGATAACCCCGGAGCTTGCGGAGGCGGGTCGGAAGATGATCTCCGGTGGCCTGGGCTTCGTGGACTACAAGTTCCAGGGGGAGGGCCGCAGGACCTTCTACGCCCCCACCAAGTCCGGTTTCATCCTGGGGGTGGTCTTCCCATCCTCGGAGCTCAACGCCATGGTCAGGAGCCTTGCTATGCGGCAGCTGGTGATGGGGATCTTCACGCTGGTCCTGGTGGCGGGGATGCTTTGGGGGCTTTCCAAGAGCATCGTGGAGCCCGTGCGCCGGATAACCCGGGCGCTTGCCAAGCTTGGGTCCTTGGACCTCACCAGGGATCCGGAGGAGGATTGGCTCAAGGAGGCAGGCAGGTCCAACACCGAGGTGGGACAGATGGCGTTGAGCGCCGTAACGCTTCAGGAGGCCTTGAGGCACGCCATAGGGGACATAGCCCAGGAGTCGGACCGGGCGGCGTCGGCGGCGGAGAACCTGGCGGCCCTGTCGGAGGAGCAGGTGGCGTCGGTGGAGGAGATAAAGGCCTCCATAGACCAGGTGGCGTCCTTGATGGAGTCCAACTCCGCGGCGCTGCAGGAGACCAACGCGGGGATAGAGGAAGTATCGAGCGGCGCCCAGCAGGCGGCGAACTCCGCCACGGACGGAGCGGAGGCGGCGTCTAGGATGTCGGTTCTTTCGGAGCAGACGGTGCGCCAGGTGGAGGAAGTGGTGAAGGCCATAGCGGGTGTTGGGGAGGAGTCCCAGAGGACCTTCGACCGGATCCAGAAGGTGGCGGAGTCCGTGAGCTCCATATCTGGTTTTGTGAACACCATAAGGTCCATAGCGGACCAGACGAACCTTTTGGCGCTGAACGCGGCGATAGAGGCGGCTCGTGCGGGCGAGGCGGGCCGTGGTTTTGCGGTGGTGGCGGAGGAGGTTCGCAAGCTGGCGGAGGAGTCCGCCATGGCGGCGAAGGAGGTAGAGGACCTCATAGCGCCGCTGCAGGCGAACACCGAGGAGTCCCTGAGGGCCACGGAGCAGTCGAAGAGGTCCATGGAGGACACGGTGCGCCGGGCCCACGAGGCGATGGACCGTCTGTCGGAGGTTCTAGATCAGATAAAGGTGATAAACGACGCCATGCAGAACATAGCGGCCACGTCGGAGGAGCAGGCGGCGGCGGCGCAGGAGATAGCCCAGGGTATAGACAACGCCACCCAGGGGACCATAAACGTGGTGAACACCGTGGAGGTTATCCGGCACTCCACGGAGGAGACCGCGAGGGCCAGCGAGGCGGTGGCCCAGGAGGCCCAGACCTTGAGCCACACGGCGGACAAGCTGAAGGGTTTGGTGTCCAAGTTCCGGTACGGCGAGGCGGGCTTGAGCCTAGGACCGGGCAAGCTCTAGCGCTATCCGAAACGCGAGGTATCTGGAGATAGCCGCAAGGGAGGGGCCTTTTTCCCTCCCTTGCCCGGAACGCAGGGGACAAGATCTGCGGTACCTGAAATCAGCAGGGATCAGGGAACCACCACATCCCGTCCTCTAAGGGCGAACCATACAGTCCCAAGGGCACCGAATGCACCAGCAACCGCAAAGTTTACAACCGGTGATAGGGCGAACAGGGCAGGGGACAGGAAGGCCGCTATGGAAACCACCACGTCCCTCATAAGGTAATAAGCGCCGAAGGCGGATCCCTTAGCCTCATCCGGGGCCAGGTCCATGATGAGGGCTTTCCTTGTGGGCTCCCCGAACTCCTTAAGGCCCCGGACGACAAAGGCCAACGCAAACGGCCAAAACCCACGGCAGAACGGCAGCATCAAGGGGAATGCGGTAAAGAAGCAGAAGGTCATGAGAACAAAGGGTTTCTTCCCATACTTGTCAGCCATGGCAGCCACGGGGACATAGACCAAGACAGCCACAGCCATCTCTATAGCGGTGAGCACGCCAAATTGAACCGCCGAAACTCCCCTGCTCATTGCCCAGAGCACCACAAAAGGATAGGGTATCTGTTCGGCAAAGCGTATGAGTACATCGGATACGAGAAGCATCCTAAGGTCCCCCCTTATGAGAGACAGGGACTCCCGAACCCCCATCTGTCCCCTATCGGTCTGGGACTCGGGAGGGACCATCCTCCAAAGGAAGCCCACCGATAAGACCCCCATGACCGCCGCAGCCCCAAGGGCGGTCCTTATGCCCGCCACTTCCCCCATGTGGGATATGAGGTATCCCCCTATTATGGGTCCCAGCGCCATGGGGATTCGCCTTACCAGGGAGTGCATGGACACCCCCATGACCCTTTTGGACTTGGGGACCGACTGGCCTATCAGATCCATCATGGCGGGCAGAGTGACCGCGGTCCAGGATATGAAGAAAACCGCTCCCAACAGGACCCCCCACCAGGTTCCAAGCCATATCACCAACAGGTAGCCGAAAACCGCCCAGAGGGAGAAGAACACCAGCGCCCCTTTAGGCCCGATCCTGTGGCTCAAAATACCCCCCGGGAGTGAATAAAGGGCGGACAGGAGGTTGTCCATGCCGTTCAGAAAACCGACTGACCACAAGGAACCGCCAATGGCCATGAGATAAACCGGCAGAAACCTTTCGGACATCTTCTCCCCCATGCCCATGAGCACCACCATCACCAAAGCAGCTCCAGTTGATCTGTTTATAGCAAGGAAACCAAGGATCCTCGACAAACAAGACACCCCCATCCGCCCAACCCATAGGCTAAAGCCGATTAAATTGCCCCCATGATAACAGCAGGGCTGCGAAACTTCATTGTATATAGGTTAAGCCCATACCCCGCCAGGACAGCGAAGCTCAGGCGCGGGGAGCTTGGAGCCTTGCGCAATGGAAAGACCCCGTCCTTCCGGACGGGGTCAGACAAGATTACAGCGGAGATCAAGGGCAAGGGCCCCGCTTGGAAGACTACTAAGGCCTGTTCAAAAGCTAGGATATCCGTCCAAACCTGGAAGCTGCCCCCAGTTCATCTTCGATCTCAAGCAGCCGGTTGTACTTGGCGATCCGCTCGCTCCTGCAGGCGGAACCGGTCTTGATCTGGCCGCCCCCCATGGCCACCGCGAAGTCCGCCATGAAGGTGTCCTCGGTCTCCCCGGACCTGTGGGATATCACATAGCCCCAGCCAGCCTTGCGGCAGAGCTCTATGGTCTCTATGGTCTCGGTGACGGTGCCGATCTGGTTCAGCTTGATGAGGACCGCGTTGGCCGCCTTGGCCTTTATGCCCCTACGTACGAAGTCCGGGTTCGTGACGAACAGGTCGTCCCCCACGATCTGAACCTTGTCACCCATCTTGGCGGTCATCTTGGCGAAACCATCCCAGTCGTTCTCGTTGAGACCGTCCTCTATCGAGGCTATGGGATAGGCGGAGCACCAACGACTGAAGAGCTCTATCATCTCATCGGTGCTCTTCCTACCCTGGCCGGACTTGGAGAGGTTGTAGGAGCCATCCTCGAAGAAGCTGCTCGCCGCGGGGTCCAACGCGAGGAATATGTCCTTGCCGGGCTCGTAGCCCGCGGCCTTTATGGCCTCCACTATGACGTCACAGGCCTCCTCGTTGCTCTTTAGGTCCGGGGCAAAACCGCCCTCGTCACCAACCCCAACCGCATAGCCCTTCTTCTTGAGGATCCCCTTGAGGGCGTGGAAGGTCTCGGCCCCCATCCTCAAGGCCTCCCGGAAGGACGGAGCCCCCAGGGGGAAAACCATGAACTCCTGGAAGTCCACGCTGTTCTCCGCATGCTTGCCACCGTTGAGGATGTTCATCATCGGGACCGGCAGGGTCCTGGCAGCAGGCCCCCCCAGGTAGGCGTAAAGGGGAAGGTCACAGTACTCCGCCGCCGCCTTGGCAGCCGCCATGGATACCCCCAAGATCGCATTAGCGCCCAGCTTGCCCTTGTTGGGGGTACCGTCAAGCTCTATCATGGCCCGGTCGATCGCCGCCTGCTCCCGGCAGTCCATCCCTATGACCACGGGGGCTATGACGTCGTTGACGTTCTGCACCGCCTGGAGAACCCCCTTGCCACCGTAACGTCCCTTGTCCCCGTCCCGAAGCTCCACCGCCTCGTTCTCCCCCGTGGAGGCTCCGGAAGGCACCGACGCGTCAACCTTTATGCCGCACTCCAGCTCCAGCTTGACCCTAACGGTGGGGTTGCCCCGGGAATCAAGTATCTCCAATGCCCTGACGTTGGTTATGATAGCGCTCATGTCAGATAATCCCTCCCGATCTTTGGCCCGCTCTCTCTCATAAAACAGGCTCTCTCTCACAAAGGCCTCTTAGTTCACCCGACTTCACACCACCGGGCGACCCTAAAAATATAGTACATAAATGGGGTTTTTAAAAGCCTTTAACCCATTTCTCATCCCTTATGCACATCCCCTTGAAAGGATCACCCTCGATCCCTGGGAAGACATGCAAAAAGGGCGGGAGCCCTGCGGCCCCGCCCCGATGGAGTTCAAACCGGTCCCGTTCAGGACTTAGAGGAAGACACCCCGCATCTTGACCGCATCGGCCACCCGCTTGATGGCCACCATGAAGGCACCCTTCCTCATGGGCACGTTGTGCTCCTTGCTGTAGTTCCAGACCCTCCAGAAGTTGTCCGCCATCAGGGTGAGGAGCCGCTGGTTGTACTCCTCCTCGGTCCAGAAGAAGCCCATGAGGTCCTGAACCCACTCGAAGTAGGAGCCCACCACGCCGCCGGCGTTGGCCAGGAAGTCGGGGACCACGATGACATCCTTCGGAAGCGCCGCGTCACCCTCGGGGGTAACCGGGCCGTTGGCACCCTCCACTATGAACTTGGCCTTGATCTTGTGGGCGTTATCCCCGTGAATGGCACCCTCAAGGGCGCAGGGGCAGAGCACGTCCGCATCGAGGTAGAGGATGTCCTCTCCGGGCAGCTTCTGAAGCCCCGGCTGGTCGTAACCCTCCAGGAGATGCTTGGGGTGATTGGTCACGTAGTCGAAGGCCTTCTGGATATCGATGCCGTCGGGGCAGTAGTAGCCGCCGGTGATGTCGCTTATGGCCACCACCTTGGCACCCATCTCGACCAGGGTGAGGGCGCAGTAGGTGCCCACGTTGCCGAAGCCCTGTATTATGGCGGTGGAACCCTTGACGTCCCTGCCCGCCGCCTTC encodes the following:
- a CDS encoding methyl-accepting chemotaxis protein translates to MRLKDFSLARKMFFLAAGVTGLLAAMILTVAHQSYSMFNQQVNSLGMELIKSRADEVDRYFDGIWGIVNTSAGTAQHLIESEGKTQDSDLEPSFGAIYDKVKADPNILDVYMGLESSGKLASGSHWEEPQDYDSRKRPWYEDVLKANGPVITEPYVDPDTKEVVITLAVPVKGKDGRMLGVVAADLMLKSLSETITSYTILGKGNGFLTTSQGTLVCDPNKDLIMKENITKASSMITPELAEAGRKMISGGLGFVDYKFQGEGRRTFYAPTKSGFILGVVFPSSELNAMVRSLAMRQLVMGIFTLVLVAGMLWGLSKSIVEPVRRITRALAKLGSLDLTRDPEEDWLKEAGRSNTEVGQMALSAVTLQEALRHAIGDIAQESDRAASAAENLAALSEEQVASVEEIKASIDQVASLMESNSAALQETNAGIEEVSSGAQQAANSATDGAEAASRMSVLSEQTVRQVEEVVKAIAGVGEESQRTFDRIQKVAESVSSISGFVNTIRSIADQTNLLALNAAIEAARAGEAGRGFAVVAEEVRKLAEESAMAAKEVEDLIAPLQANTEESLRATEQSKRSMEDTVRRAHEAMDRLSEVLDQIKVINDAMQNIAATSEEQAAAAQEIAQGIDNATQGTINVVNTVEVIRHSTEETARASEAVAQEAQTLSHTADKLKGLVSKFRYGEAGLSLGPGKL
- a CDS encoding MFS transporter, translated to MSRILGFLAINRSTGAALVMVVLMGMGEKMSERFLPVYLMAIGGSLWSVGFLNGMDNLLSALYSLPGGILSHRIGPKGALVFFSLWAVFGYLLVIWLGTWWGVLLGAVFFISWTAVTLPAMMDLIGQSVPKSKRVMGVSMHSLVRRIPMALGPIIGGYLISHMGEVAGIRTALGAAAVMGVLSVGFLWRMVPPESQTDRGQMGVRESLSLIRGDLRMLLVSDVLIRFAEQIPYPFVVLWAMSRGVSAVQFGVLTAIEMAVAVLVYVPVAAMADKYGKKPFVLMTFCFFTAFPLMLPFCRGFWPFALAFVVRGLKEFGEPTRKALIMDLAPDEAKGSAFGAYYLMRDVVVSIAAFLSPALFALSPVVNFAVAGAFGALGTVWFALRGRDVVVP
- the eno gene encoding phosphopyruvate hydratase gives rise to the protein MSAIITNVRALEILDSRGNPTVRVKLELECGIKVDASVPSGASTGENEAVELRDGDKGRYGGKGVLQAVQNVNDVIAPVVIGMDCREQAAIDRAMIELDGTPNKGKLGANAILGVSMAAAKAAAEYCDLPLYAYLGGPAARTLPVPMMNILNGGKHAENSVDFQEFMVFPLGAPSFREALRMGAETFHALKGILKKKGYAVGVGDEGGFAPDLKSNEEACDVIVEAIKAAGYEPGKDIFLALDPAASSFFEDGSYNLSKSGQGRKSTDEMIELFSRWCSAYPIASIEDGLNENDWDGFAKMTAKMGDKVQIVGDDLFVTNPDFVRRGIKAKAANAVLIKLNQIGTVTETIETIELCRKAGWGYVISHRSGETEDTFMADFAVAMGGGQIKTGSACRSERIAKYNRLLEIEDELGAASRFGRIS
- a CDS encoding Glu/Leu/Phe/Val family dehydrogenase codes for the protein MAVTKRTSSNVLLDTALKNFYAATEEMGLEDGLIEILSRAERKLCVSIPVTMDDGTVKVFEGYRVQYSTALGPAKGGLRFHPDVTLEECEALACLMAWKCSLAGIPYGGGKGGVACNPLELSTAEKERITRTFAARIEPLVGAWTDVPAPDVNTGGQEMVWLMDTISKMRNRLEPAIFTGKPVSLWGSKGRTQATGRGVATCVREVLKAAGRDVKGSTAIIQGFGNVGTYCALTLVEMGAKVVAISDITGGYYCPDGIDIQKAFDYVTNHPKHLLEGYDQPGLQKLPGEDILYLDADVLCPCALEGAIHGDNAHKIKAKFIVEGANGPVTPEGDAALPKDVIVVPDFLANAGGVVGSYFEWVQDLMGFFWTEEEYNQRLLTLMADNFWRVWNYSKEHNVPMRKGAFMVAIKRVADAVKMRGVFL